A window of the Henckelia pumila isolate YLH828 chromosome 3, ASM3356847v2, whole genome shotgun sequence genome harbors these coding sequences:
- the LOC140889603 gene encoding uncharacterized mitochondrial protein AtMg00710-like, translating to MERVRCMILSVGLPKYFLGEAISTTCYLINQCTSSALNFKTPIEKWRGIPAEYKQLRVFGCLAYAHVKQGNLDPKAMRCIFVGYPNGQKGYKVWNLESSGPRCFVTRDITFDETKMGYNSKEKMPELRSVISIESQVEVEHWMNSEQDIGEHVTK from the coding sequence ATGGAAAGAGTGAGGTGCATGATACTCAGTGTTGGTCTCCCTAAGTATTTTTTGGGTGAAGCCATATCAACTACTTGTTATCTGATAAATCAGTGTACATCAAGTGCTCTCAactttaaaacacctatagaaAAATGGAGAGGCATTCCTGCAGAATACAAACAACTAAGAGTGTTTGGTTGTTTGGCATATGCTCATGTCAAACAAGGAAATCTTGATCCAAAAGCTATGAGGTGCATCTTTGTTGGATACCCTAATGGACAGAAGGGCTACAAAGTATGGAATTTGGAATCCTCAGGACCAAGGTGCTTTGTCACAAGGGATATCACCTTTGATGAAACCAAGATGGGCTACAATTCGAAGGAAAAAATGCCTGAACTGAGGAGTGTTATAAGCATTGAATCACAGGTTGAGGTGGAGCATTGGATGAACTCTGAACAAGATATAGGTGAACATGTTACAAAATGA
- the LOC140890587 gene encoding ERBB-3 BINDING PROTEIN 1: MSDEEREEKELDLTSHDVVTKYKSAAEIVNKALQLVLSESKPKVKIVDLCEKGDSFIREQTGSMYKNVKKKIERGVAFPTCISVNNTICHFSPLASDETVLEEGDILKIDMGCHIDGFIAVVAHTHVLSQGPVTGRAADVIAAANTAAEVALRLMRPGKKNKDVTEAIQKVAAAYDCKIVEGVLSHQMKQFVIDGNKVVLSVSGTDTRVDEAEFEENEVYSVDIVTSTGEGKPKLLDEKQTTIYKRAVDKNYHLKMKASRFIFSEISQKFPIMPFSARALEEKRARLGLVECVNHELLQPYPVLHEKPGDLVAHIKFTVLLMPNGSDRVTSHPLQDLQPTKTVDDPEIKAWLALATKSKKKGGGKKKKGKKGDKAEDAGDGEPMDAAPNGAGSQE; this comes from the exons ATGTCGGACGAGGAAAGAGAGGAGAAGGAGCTGGATCTCACCTCCCATGATGTCGTCACCAAATACAAATCCGCCGCCGAGATTGTTAACA AGGCATTGCAATTGGTGTTGTCCGAAAGCAAACCCAAAGTAAAGATTGTTGACCTCTGTGAGAAAGGAGACTCTTTTATCAGAGA GCAGACTGGGAGCATGTATAAGAACGTGAAGAAGAAGATAGAAAGAGGTGTTGCATTTCCTACTTGCATCTCAGTGAACAACACGATCTGCCATTTTTCACCATTGGCCAGTGACGAGACCGTGTTGGAAGAAGGAGATATATTGAAAAT TGATATGGGGTGTCACATAGATGGCTTTATTGCTGTTGTTGCGCATACCCATGTACTTTCACAAGGACCTGTTACCGGCAGGGCAGCTGATGTTATTGCTGCTGCAAATACTGCTGCCGAAGTTGCCCTGAGGCTCATGAGACCAGGGAAAAAG AACAAAGATGTCACTGAAGCCATTCAAAAGGTTGCCGCCGCATATGATTGCAAAATAGTTGAAGGAGTTTTAAGTCATCAAATGAAACAATTTGTGATTGATGGAAACAAGGTCGTGTTAAGTGTCTCTGGCACTGATACAAGAGTTGACGAAGCTGAGTTTGAGGAAAACGAGGTGTATTCTGTTGACATCGTTACAAGCACGGGCGAAGGCAAG CCAAAATTGTTGGATGAGAAACAAACAACTATATATAAAAGAGCTGTTGACAAGAATTATCACCTAAAGATGAAAGCATCTCGGTTCATATTTAGTGAGATTAGCCAGAAGTTCCCGATCATGCCATTTTCTGCTAG GGCTTTAGAAGAGAAGCGTGCTCGTTTGGGCCTTGTAGAATGTGTGAATCACGAGCTTTTGCAGCCGTATCCCGTTCTTCATGAGAAGCCGG GTGACCTGGTTGCTCACATCAAGTTCACTGTTTTGCTAATGCCAAATGGTTCAGATCGAGTCACATCACATCCTCTACAGGATCTTCAACCCACCAAGACGGTCGATGATCCCGAAATTAAAGCCTGGTTGGCATTGGCCACAAAGTCGAAGAAGAAAGGTGGTGGCAAGAAGAAGAAAG GTAAGAAAGGCGACAAAGCGGAGGATGCAGGCGATGGAGAGCCTATGGACGCTGCACCAAATGGTGCAGGTTCCCAAGAATGA